In Methanococcoides sp. LMO-2, a single window of DNA contains:
- a CDS encoding gamma-glutamylcyclotransferase family protein has product MSLLFVYGTLKKGCCNHHLLENSVPVSEAFTEDRFRMLNLEYFPGVVKGKPVSRISGEVYDVVNETLDVLDEFEGKWFYREDVLLGNGSKAAMYFLSAEVPCERYPVIGSGNWMDHPVSEDKY; this is encoded by the coding sequence ATGAGCCTTCTATTTGTTTATGGAACTTTGAAGAAAGGGTGTTGCAACCATCACCTGCTCGAAAATTCGGTTCCTGTTTCTGAGGCTTTTACAGAGGATCGTTTCAGGATGCTGAACCTTGAATATTTTCCAGGTGTCGTAAAAGGAAAACCTGTTTCAAGGATATCAGGTGAAGTTTATGATGTGGTCAATGAAACACTGGATGTGCTGGATGAGTTTGAAGGGAAATGGTTCTACAGGGAAGATGTATTGCTGGGCAATGGCTCTAAGGCTGCGATGTATTTCCTTTCCGCGGAAGTTCCCTGTGAGAGGTATCCTGTGATCGGATCGGGAAACTGGATGGATCATCCTGTAAGCGAAGATAAATATTAA